One window of Mucilaginibacter inviolabilis genomic DNA carries:
- a CDS encoding FecR family protein, translated as MMNTKQRKAYLLNQYINNACTPEEFDELMLAIKASPNNDDFDEALKANWERSAHSPVENKLKWADISARIKEKTPKRYHTQVWLKYAACIALALLICTISFYKKTDTGIQYLTAQSLPAKTKVIILADGTHVTLNANSSLRYPEKFSNGQRIVYLKGEAYFDVVHDSKKPFIIYSGALRTQVLGTTFTVSAYNEQKPQKVTVLTGKVGVVDESSKAHALLTPGLCAITDQKNQSLIVSRMADPTDAIAWMDDKMIFEDATLADVAVALSNKYAVKIEINNRRIASRHITAIFQNQSLPDILNGITRLTHARYHVDKSVYTLF; from the coding sequence ATGATGAACACTAAGCAAAGAAAAGCATACTTATTAAATCAATATATCAACAATGCCTGCACCCCGGAGGAGTTTGATGAGCTGATGCTGGCCATCAAAGCTTCGCCCAATAATGATGATTTTGATGAAGCACTGAAAGCCAATTGGGAAAGATCGGCACATTCGCCTGTTGAAAATAAATTAAAGTGGGCCGATATTTCCGCACGTATCAAAGAAAAAACGCCTAAACGTTATCATACACAAGTATGGTTAAAGTATGCCGCCTGTATTGCTCTGGCGCTCCTGATTTGTACCATCAGTTTTTATAAAAAAACAGATACCGGTATCCAGTATTTAACCGCTCAATCTTTGCCTGCTAAAACCAAAGTGATCATTTTAGCCGATGGCACCCATGTTACCCTGAACGCCAATAGCTCTTTACGTTATCCTGAAAAATTCAGCAACGGACAAAGAATTGTTTATTTAAAGGGAGAGGCTTATTTCGATGTGGTACATGATAGCAAGAAACCTTTTATCATCTACTCCGGAGCATTAAGAACACAGGTTTTGGGTACAACATTTACTGTTAGTGCTTACAATGAGCAAAAGCCCCAAAAAGTAACGGTTTTAACCGGCAAGGTTGGTGTTGTTGATGAAAGCAGCAAAGCCCATGCTTTACTTACACCAGGCTTATGTGCAATAACTGACCAAAAGAACCAAAGCTTAATAGTTAGCAGGATGGCCGATCCAACGGATGCTATAGCCTGGATGGATGATAAAATGATATTTGAGGACGCCACCCTAGCGGATGTGGCCGTTGCGTTAAGCAATAAATATGCAGTGAAGATAGAAATCAATAATCGGCGGATAGCCTCCAGGCATATTACAGCAATATTCCAGAATCAAAGCCTGCCTGATATTTTGAATGGAATTACCCGGCTTACGCATGCGCGGTACCATGTAGATAAAAGTGTATACACCTTATTTTAA
- a CDS encoding RNA polymerase sigma factor, which translates to MKSDIPKTYSEFEFRRVFETYNRQVYAQVYALAKSHYAAEEITQEIFIRIWQNREVLNSVKNLDGYIYTIVRNYSLNYLRKAASDMRLTNHLMQVAVAGYNDTESAVQLSECQQLIHAAVSKLSPQRRLVYELSKNNDLSYDDIASQLNLSKHTVKNHLLSALASIKGYLTQHGIDPTLILIFMIVKL; encoded by the coding sequence ATGAAAAGCGATATCCCGAAAACATATTCAGAGTTTGAATTCAGACGGGTATTTGAAACATACAACCGCCAGGTTTATGCCCAGGTTTATGCTTTAGCAAAATCGCATTACGCAGCAGAGGAAATTACCCAGGAAATATTTATCAGGATCTGGCAGAATCGCGAAGTACTTAATAGCGTAAAAAACCTGGATGGATACATTTATACTATTGTTCGTAACTACTCTTTAAATTATTTAAGAAAGGCCGCAAGCGATATGCGGCTCACCAACCACTTAATGCAGGTTGCTGTGGCTGGCTATAACGATACCGAATCGGCGGTGCAATTGTCTGAATGCCAGCAACTGATTCATGCGGCGGTGAGCAAATTATCACCGCAGCGCAGGTTGGTTTATGAACTGAGCAAAAACAACGATCTGAGTTATGACGATATCGCGTCGCAGTTAAACTTATCAAAACATACCGTCAAAAATCATCTGCTATCTGCATTAGCCTCTATAAAAGGATATCTTACGCAGCATGGTATCGATCCAACACTTATCCTTATTTTCATGATCGTTAAGTTATAG